The segment AGGGGGAGATAGAGTCAGAGATAAAGGAAAAAGGATTCGAAAAAAGCCAGATTAAGATTATATCAGGCATCACCAGGCTCAGGCAAATATGCTGTCATCCGTCTCTTTTTATCCAGAATTATGAGGGCGAGAGTGGTAAGATGGAATTGTTGATGGAACTATTGCAGGAATTGAAAGAAGGGGGACACAGGACATTGCTGTTTTCCCAGTTTACCTCTGCGCTCAGATTAATTCAGGAGAGATTGGATAAAGAAGGTATATCGCATCTTTATCTGGATGGAGAGACAAAACCGGAAGATAGAGGTCCTCTGATAAGGGCATTTAATTCGGGGCAGGGAGATGTATTTTTGATATCCCTTAAAGCAGGGGGTACAGGCCTTAATCTAACAAGCGCTGATACTGTTATTCACTTTGATCCCTGGTGGAATCCTGCTGTAGAGGATCAGGCTACGGATAGAGCTCACAGAATAGGTCAGAAAAATACCGTCCAGGTTTTCAAGCTTATAACTATTGGGACTATCGAAGAGAAGATACTGGAGCTTCAAAACAAGAAAAAAGAGATAATCAGATCGGTCATAAACCCCGGGGAAACTTTTTTGACAGGGCTAAGCCAGGAAGAAATAATGTACCTATTTGAAGCGTAAGACTCGGAGAAATCGATTGTTTTGATACTATAAATATTTTATAATATATTTAATAAATGGAGAGGGGAGTAATATCATGCCTTTAAAGTCAAAGGAGATGTATGATAGGCTGAATGCCAATATAAAAAAGGCCATATTTGGGAAGGAAGAGCAGACTAAGCTCATATTCATAAGCCTGGTGGCAGGTGGGCACGTGCTCCTGGAGGATGTCCCCGGGGTAGGTAAAACCAAGCTGGCTGAATCTTTTGCCAGATCCCTGGACATGAGTTTAAAGAGGATTCAGTTCACGCCGGATCTGCTGCCGCAGGATCTTATAGGCGTGAACATATACAATCCCAAAGAGCAGGAGTTTACCTTCAGGAAAGGGCCTATTTTTACCAACATACTGCTGGCGGATGAAATAAACAGAGCCACCCCCAAGACCCAATCAGCATTGCTGGAAGCGATGCAGGAGAAGAAAGTGACTGTAGATGGGGTGGATTACGAATTGCCGGGAGAGTTTATGGTGTTGGCCACTCAAAATCCCGTGGAGTCCAGCGGTACTTTTGAACTACCTGAGGCACAACTGGACAGGTTTTTCATGAAGATATCCATGGGCTATCCGTCCAGAGAAGATGAGCTTACGATAATGGATACATACGGCAGGTTTAAGGAAACTGAGCAGTTACAGCCGGTATTGACAGGGCAGGACCTTGTGGACATACGCCGTGAGATAGAACAAGAGGTAAAGGTAAGCGATGACATAAAGAATTATATAGTAGAGCTGGTGCAGACTACCAGGAGGATGGACACCGTTTTACTGGGCGCCAGTCCCAGGGCAACGATAATGCTGGCAAAAGCGGCCAAGATAAATGCTGCTATAGAGGGCAGGGATTATGTGATACCGGACGATGTAAAGGCCATGTGTATACCTGTATTGGCCCATAGAGTGGTCTTGAAAGGCATGGACTTTGACAGGACGCCAGAGGATGTGATAAATCAACTATTGGAAGAGGTAAAGGCGCCTTTTGAAGAGGTGTAAAAAATGGGCTATGTCATTTTTCTTGTCGCCATACTTATCTTTCAGCAGATTTTTGCCAATTATTATTATAAAAATGCTTTGAAAGGCGTTAAAGTCAAAAGATATTTTACTAAAAACAGGCTTTTTGAAGGAGATACCCTTGAAGTAGTATATGAAATTGAAAATCACAAAAGACTGCCTTTGTTTAATTTAATGGTTATTGATTATCTTCCTGATAATCTGAAGACAATTTCAGGCAACAAATACAGGAATTTAAACAGTTTTCACATCACCATATGGGGATACAAGAAAGTCATAAGACGGTACAAAATGGTGGCAGCGGCCAGAGATTATGTGAGCGTTTCCTCCATACACCTCAGAATACATGATGTGTTTGGTATTCTTGAAAGTGAGCAAGAATTTAAGTCCTACGACAATATTTATATTTATCCAAGACCTAAGCAACTCAAGCTGCGGGCTGAGAGTGAGACCATAAAGGAGGCCAGGTCTGTTAAAAAATGGATTGAAGAAGACCCCCTGTCGTTTTACAGCGTGAGAAAGTATACTTCGACTGACCCGTTTAAAAAAATAAACTGGAAGAAGACCGCCCAATTAGGTGAGCTCATGGTCAATGAGTACGAAGCCAATAAGAGCAAGAAGGTGAGTATTTACGTCAATTTAAAAGGCAGTAATTTCAATTTTCTGGGTATAAATGCTGCGCACCTGGAAGACCTTTTAAGGTATACGGCATATCTGGCAAGGTATTTTGTGGAGCATGGGTATGAGCTCAGCGTATTTGCCAACAGCGGGATCAAGACCGATGAGAGGAGATACGTAAGGGTAGAACCAGGAATGGGGCGCAAGCACCTTAATGTCATATACGAAATGTTTTCCCTGGTGGATTACCATATGGTACACGACGACGATATGATTATAAGGCAAAATCGGCACATTTTGAGTGACGGCAAAGTCATCGTGGTTTCAATGCCACAGGTGGGCTGGGGGGAAAACGTCGTAAAAACGCTTAAAAGATATGGTATAGATGCGCTGTTTATAGGGGTGAGTGCTGATGAAAAAGCGCAATTTGTTTGAAATATTATATATTGTACCAGAAATAATTTTAATTTTTTTCATCCTTAATAAGTTTTATCATACTCTTGATGCGGCAATTTATACGATAGTTATCATTTATACTTTTATACTTATGCAGCTATTGTATTATAAATTTATACCGATGTATTTTTTGGCGTTGTTTTTCTTGCCCGTCCTGGTCATTTGGCCCACTTCATTGGGTGATTTGGGCAGGTTGACAGCCATCCCTATTTTTGAGATTCTGGCTATAGCCAGGTTTTATTTCTTTTTTAAAGGCCTGAGATATATAAAGTATAACAATACCTACTTTATAATAGAAAGTATTATCATAATTGTATTGTCATTGATTTTCACCAGATCTGCACTGATTTACTATGCTATTTTGCTTAAATTGATGTTGCTCATTGAGAACAATCAGGGTTACAGTATTGAAGAAAAAGCGGATCTAAAGGATGTGCTTTTTATTATTTTTAATTTTGTTGTCCTCATATTCACACCTTTGTTTAATGTTATCGGTAAGGGATTATACGGTGGTTTAAAAGCGATTTATGATCTTATAGATGAACTTATATATTATCCTGCTTATTATATAGGCTTGCTCATCAGCATGATATTGCCTAAAATTACCCCTAAAGGACTGGAACGGTTGCTTCAACTGGGTAAAGGTATGCCAGACAATAAGGTCTTACAAAGGGAACAGGTGCGTAGAGTCATAGAGGGGAATACCACGGTTAGGTATATAGTATATGCCATAGGTATAATTGCCATAGCGGCCATTGTATATGTTCTCATAAAGAAGTTTTTAAATCTGGGTATACACAGGGAGAGAGAGGATATAGAGTATGAGCAGGATGTAATAAGCATAAAACCAGAACCTAAAAGAGATCTTTCAAATCTTCCCCCTATAAGGCGTATGTATGTGAACATAATAATGGCGGCGATTAAAAAAGGCTATGAGTTTAAAAACAGCAGCACATCCAGAGATCTGATAGTATTTCTAAGAAGGATTATTCCTCAAGCCAGTCTTTTAGTTGATGTCAATAAAATATATGAGCTGGAGAGATATGCTCAGGAAAAACAGGACGAGAGCAAATTCGAGGATATTTATAAGAAATTGATGCAGCAATTGAGGTGAGGATTTTTACTTCGCAGATTAAAAATGAATGGGATATATTTTGACATTCTTTCTGTGTTATAATATTATGGAAGTGGAGGTGGCTTTTATTAAAAGAGCAGGTACCATTAGCTGTGCACTATCGCTGCTGGCAATAGGCGTATTAGGCTTGATAGCGCAAACTGGAAAATTTACATTTACTACTCGCATTGGCCCGTATATTATTCCGGCTTTCCTTGTATTAGTAGGTCTGGATATAATCATCACGGCCAGGAGGCTTGATAGTGGCTCTGTCAATTATGGACTTATTATCTTTACTTTTTTGGTGATCATGATTTTTGGACAATTTTATGCGGGCAATATAACATCAAAAATAAATATAGATGGAACTCAGAGCTTTACGGGGCATCGTGTTTACAAAGAGTTCAGCAAAAACATATCACCATCTGGCGATATAAAGACGGTAAAGATTGAAAATGCTTTTGGCAATATAACATTAACTCGTACCGACAAAAAAGAAATAAGTGTAAATGCT is part of the Caldanaerobius fijiensis DSM 17918 genome and harbors:
- a CDS encoding AAA family ATPase, which gives rise to MPLKSKEMYDRLNANIKKAIFGKEEQTKLIFISLVAGGHVLLEDVPGVGKTKLAESFARSLDMSLKRIQFTPDLLPQDLIGVNIYNPKEQEFTFRKGPIFTNILLADEINRATPKTQSALLEAMQEKKVTVDGVDYELPGEFMVLATQNPVESSGTFELPEAQLDRFFMKISMGYPSREDELTIMDTYGRFKETEQLQPVLTGQDLVDIRREIEQEVKVSDDIKNYIVELVQTTRRMDTVLLGASPRATIMLAKAAKINAAIEGRDYVIPDDVKAMCIPVLAHRVVLKGMDFDRTPEDVINQLLEEVKAPFEEV
- a CDS encoding DUF58 domain-containing protein — encoded protein: MGYVIFLVAILIFQQIFANYYYKNALKGVKVKRYFTKNRLFEGDTLEVVYEIENHKRLPLFNLMVIDYLPDNLKTISGNKYRNLNSFHITIWGYKKVIRRYKMVAAARDYVSVSSIHLRIHDVFGILESEQEFKSYDNIYIYPRPKQLKLRAESETIKEARSVKKWIEEDPLSFYSVRKYTSTDPFKKINWKKTAQLGELMVNEYEANKSKKVSIYVNLKGSNFNFLGINAAHLEDLLRYTAYLARYFVEHGYELSVFANSGIKTDERRYVRVEPGMGRKHLNVIYEMFSLVDYHMVHDDDMIIRQNRHILSDGKVIVVSMPQVGWGENVVKTLKRYGIDALFIGVSADEKAQFV